A single region of the Demequina sp. genome encodes:
- a CDS encoding glucose-1-phosphate adenylyltransferase: MSAPKVLAIVLAGGEGKRLMPLTAARAKPAVPFGGTYRLVDFAVSNVINSRYLHVIVLTQYKSHSLDRHIARTWRLSPLLGNYVAPVPAQQRRGPHWYLGSADAIYQCANIFEDERPDIVVIVGADHVYRMDFSQMVDAHQASGAAFSIAGIRQPISLAPELGVIDIDPEDPSRVRAFLEKPRDPAGLADSPGEVLASMGNYVADADALMEALAKDADRVGSKHDMGGDIVPYFVERGECGFYDFRHNDVPGSTDRDRNYWRDVGTLDSYFEAHQDLIAVSPVFNVYNHEWPMHQGLITAPPAKFIHSEEGRLGHAADSIVSPGVIVSGATVTGSVLSPGVRLHSWSTVSDSVLLDGVVVNRHAQIHRAIVDKNVIVEEGARIGIDREWDLQRGFTVTESGITVVAKGTVVSS; encoded by the coding sequence ATGTCAGCGCCAAAGGTCCTCGCCATCGTCCTCGCAGGGGGTGAGGGCAAGCGCCTGATGCCGCTCACGGCAGCCCGCGCCAAGCCCGCGGTGCCCTTCGGCGGCACCTACCGCCTCGTCGACTTCGCGGTGAGCAACGTCATCAACTCGCGGTACCTCCACGTGATCGTGCTCACCCAGTACAAGTCGCACTCGCTCGACCGGCACATCGCGCGCACGTGGCGCCTGTCGCCGCTGCTCGGCAACTACGTGGCGCCGGTGCCTGCGCAGCAGCGCCGCGGTCCCCACTGGTACCTGGGCAGCGCCGACGCGATCTACCAGTGCGCGAACATCTTCGAGGACGAGCGGCCGGACATCGTGGTGATCGTCGGTGCCGACCACGTGTACCGGATGGACTTCTCGCAGATGGTGGACGCGCACCAGGCTTCAGGGGCCGCCTTCTCGATCGCGGGCATTCGCCAGCCCATCTCGCTGGCGCCCGAACTTGGCGTCATCGACATCGATCCCGAGGACCCGAGCCGCGTGCGCGCCTTCCTGGAGAAGCCGCGAGACCCGGCGGGCCTCGCCGACAGCCCCGGCGAGGTGCTCGCGTCGATGGGCAACTACGTCGCGGACGCGGACGCCCTCATGGAGGCGCTCGCCAAGGACGCCGACCGCGTCGGCTCCAAGCACGACATGGGCGGCGACATCGTCCCGTACTTCGTGGAGCGCGGCGAGTGCGGCTTCTACGACTTCCGCCACAACGACGTCCCAGGGTCCACGGATCGCGACCGCAACTACTGGCGCGACGTGGGAACCCTCGACTCCTACTTCGAGGCGCATCAGGACCTGATCGCGGTCTCGCCCGTGTTCAACGTCTACAACCACGAGTGGCCCATGCATCAGGGGCTCATCACCGCTCCGCCGGCCAAGTTCATCCACTCCGAGGAGGGGCGCCTTGGCCACGCCGCGGACTCGATCGTGTCGCCCGGCGTGATCGTCTCCGGCGCCACCGTCACGGGTTCCGTCCTCTCTCCCGGCGTGCGGCTTCACTCCTGGTCAACCGTGAGCGACTCCGTGCTCCTCGATGGCGTCGTGGTAAACCGGCACGCGCAGATCCACCGCGCCATCGTCGACAAGAACGTCATCGTCGAGGAGGGAGCGCGCATCGGCATCGACCGCGAGTGGGACCTGCAACGAGGCTTCACCGTGACCGAGTCGGGCATCACCGTCGTTGCCAAGGGCACCGTGGTTTCTTCATGA
- the serB gene encoding phosphoserine phosphatase SerB, with translation MTRLLVMDVDSTLITAEVIELIAERAGTRAEVARITEAAMRGELDFAASLKERVATLAGVPGTVFQEVLAEVEFTPGAVELVDAAQGAGWTVALVSGGFAEIVGPLAQTLGITLFRANRLEVADGRLTGRTVGPVIDREAKELALREFAADLGVALQDTVAIGDGANDLAMMATAGLGIAFNAKPVVQAQADVAITEPRLDAALPYLGL, from the coding sequence ATGACCCGCCTCCTGGTGATGGACGTCGATTCCACCCTCATCACCGCAGAGGTCATCGAACTCATCGCCGAACGTGCGGGCACTCGCGCCGAGGTGGCCCGGATCACCGAGGCGGCAATGCGCGGAGAGTTGGATTTCGCCGCGTCCCTCAAGGAGCGCGTCGCGACGCTCGCAGGGGTTCCAGGGACGGTGTTTCAGGAGGTCCTCGCGGAGGTCGAGTTCACGCCCGGCGCCGTCGAGCTCGTCGACGCCGCGCAAGGCGCCGGGTGGACGGTGGCGCTCGTGTCCGGCGGTTTCGCGGAGATCGTCGGCCCCCTCGCGCAGACCCTGGGGATCACGCTGTTCCGGGCCAATCGCCTCGAGGTGGCCGACGGCCGTCTCACCGGCCGCACGGTGGGTCCCGTGATCGACCGCGAGGCGAAGGAGCTCGCGCTGCGAGAGTTCGCCGCGGATCTCGGAGTCGCGCTGCAGGACACGGTGGCGATCGGGGACGGCGCGAACGACCTCGCGATGATGGCGACCGCCGGCCTCGGGATCGCGTTCAACGCCAAGCCCGTGGTCCAGGCTCAGGCGGACGTCGCCATCACCGAGCCGCGCCTCGACGCCGCGCTGCCTTACCTGGGGCTGTAG
- a CDS encoding histidine phosphatase family protein: MTRLVLVRHAKAEAPRPGLDDHDRALTLEGRTSAQALAVTLADAGVEISRALVSSAVRTQQTWRLMQPTFPAAAASTEPALYETHVGGLIGLLRDVHDEGAIAVVGHEPTISAAAAWLAGPGSNTKALQRIAQGLPTGTAALLDFEGALSGLTQHGAVLTAICSSHAHF, encoded by the coding sequence ATGACTCGCCTGGTGCTCGTGCGTCACGCGAAGGCCGAGGCGCCTCGTCCCGGCCTGGACGATCACGACCGGGCGCTCACCCTCGAGGGCCGCACCTCCGCACAGGCACTCGCGGTGACTCTGGCCGACGCCGGGGTTGAGATCTCGCGCGCGCTTGTGTCGAGCGCGGTGCGCACCCAGCAGACCTGGCGGCTCATGCAGCCGACGTTCCCCGCCGCTGCGGCCTCCACCGAGCCCGCCCTATACGAGACTCACGTTGGGGGCCTCATCGGCCTGCTTCGCGATGTCCACGACGAGGGCGCCATAGCCGTCGTTGGGCACGAGCCGACGATCTCCGCCGCGGCGGCGTGGCTCGCGGGACCGGGATCCAACACGAAGGCGCTTCAGCGGATCGCTCAGGGTCTTCCCACGGGGACTGCGGCGCTGCTCGACTTCGAGGGCGCGCTCTCCGGGCTTACGCAGCACGGCGCCGTGCTGACGGCCATCTGCTCATCGCATGCCCACTTCTGA
- the fabI gene encoding enoyl-ACP reductase FabI, producing MGILEGKNILVTGVLTEASIAFDVAKLCQQEGAKVVLTGVGRTLKVTQSMGRRLPQEALVVELDVTNPEQLATLADSVREHVPHLDGVVHSIGFAPQSVMGGNFMAGQWEDVAVALNISAYSLKALAEAALPLMSSGGSIVGLTFDARYAWPVYDWMGVAKAAFESVNRYLARDLGPHGVRCNVVSAGPLKTTAAKHIPGFDQMEGNWDARAPLGWDSDDTEPAARAVTALLSDWFPATTGEMIHVDGGVHAMGA from the coding sequence ATGGGCATTCTTGAAGGCAAGAACATTCTGGTCACCGGCGTGCTCACCGAGGCCTCGATCGCGTTCGACGTGGCGAAGCTGTGCCAGCAGGAGGGCGCCAAAGTGGTGCTCACAGGCGTTGGTCGCACGCTGAAGGTCACGCAGTCCATGGGCCGTCGCCTTCCGCAGGAGGCGCTGGTTGTCGAGCTCGATGTCACCAACCCTGAGCAGCTCGCGACGCTCGCGGACTCGGTCCGCGAGCACGTCCCGCACCTCGACGGCGTGGTGCACTCGATCGGCTTCGCCCCGCAGTCGGTCATGGGCGGCAACTTCATGGCTGGCCAGTGGGAGGACGTCGCGGTCGCGCTGAACATCTCCGCGTACTCGCTCAAGGCGCTCGCCGAGGCTGCGCTGCCCCTCATGTCGAGCGGGGGCTCGATCGTGGGCCTCACCTTCGACGCGCGCTACGCGTGGCCCGTCTACGACTGGATGGGCGTCGCGAAGGCGGCGTTCGAGTCCGTGAACCGCTACCTCGCTCGCGATCTGGGACCCCACGGCGTGCGCTGCAACGTCGTCTCCGCCGGTCCGCTCAAGACGACCGCGGCCAAGCACATCCCCGGCTTCGATCAGATGGAGGGAAACTGGGATGCGCGCGCCCCGCTCGGCTGGGACTCGGATGACACCGAGCCGGCGGCTCGCGCGGTGACCGCGCTGCTCAGCGACTGGTTCCCCGCAACGACCGGCGAGATGATTCACGTCGATGGCGGCGTGCACGCGATGGGCGCTTGA
- the fabG gene encoding 3-oxoacyl-ACP reductase FabG, with translation MTRHVLVTGATRGIGRAIAETFVAAGDTVTTIYRGGNLPEGVDGAIGDISDSDSVNAAFDELEARHGRVRVLIANAGITKDGLLMRMSDEDFEDVINVNLTGTFRTVRRAVNSMMREKYGRIVMIGSVVGLLGNPGQVNYSASKAALVGMARSITREVGSRGITANVIAPGFIETAMTAELGDDLVAQYKANIPARRFGSVDDVAAAALFLASDAAGYVSGAVIPVDGGLGMGH, from the coding sequence ATGACACGACACGTGCTGGTCACGGGCGCCACTCGCGGCATCGGCAGGGCGATCGCGGAAACCTTCGTCGCCGCGGGCGACACCGTCACGACGATCTACCGCGGAGGAAACCTTCCGGAGGGCGTGGACGGCGCGATCGGCGACATCTCGGACTCGGACTCCGTCAACGCCGCCTTCGACGAGCTCGAGGCACGGCACGGCCGCGTCCGGGTGCTGATCGCGAACGCCGGCATCACCAAGGACGGCCTGCTCATGCGCATGAGTGACGAGGACTTCGAGGACGTCATCAACGTCAACCTCACGGGCACGTTCCGCACCGTGCGGCGCGCGGTGAACTCGATGATGCGCGAGAAGTACGGTCGCATCGTGATGATCGGCTCCGTTGTCGGGCTGCTCGGCAACCCCGGCCAGGTCAACTACTCCGCATCGAAGGCCGCACTCGTCGGGATGGCGCGGTCCATCACGCGCGAGGTCGGCTCGCGCGGGATCACTGCGAACGTGATCGCGCCCGGCTTCATCGAGACCGCGATGACCGCGGAACTCGGCGATGACCTGGTTGCGCAGTACAAGGCCAACATTCCTGCCCGACGCTTCGGCTCGGTTGACGACGTTGCGGCAGCTGCTCTCTTTCTTGCGTCTGACGCAGCCGGTTACGTCAGCGGGGCCGTGATCCCCGTTGACGGTGGCCTCGGCATGGGCCACTGA
- a CDS encoding SURF1 family protein, producing MSSSTRVNRALTVAGIVALALAVSVAAVFLGRWQWHRHEGRAEQIAAFEAGQASAPAPLGDVLPDGTVTFPDDARWRTATVSGSFDAGSLTWLRNRPVNGSPATHALAWFITDDDRALLVDAGWVEAEASQKPSLPTEHLELTVTLRPAEDDNGTPGTRITPDQMPEAPATEVPGYGVLATACQDPCGALPGLAITPLPELSLGPHLAYTVQWYMLAVAAPIVAVLWIRRELLGEQATPAVTKPKRRAGLSDEDIEDAL from the coding sequence GTGTCGTCCTCGACGCGGGTGAACCGCGCGCTCACCGTCGCTGGCATCGTCGCGCTCGCGCTCGCCGTGAGCGTCGCCGCGGTATTCCTCGGGCGCTGGCAGTGGCACCGCCACGAGGGACGCGCGGAGCAGATCGCGGCTTTCGAGGCCGGCCAGGCGTCCGCCCCGGCTCCCCTTGGCGACGTTCTGCCCGACGGCACGGTCACCTTCCCAGATGACGCTCGCTGGCGCACGGCGACGGTTTCCGGCTCGTTCGACGCCGGCAGCCTCACGTGGCTGCGCAACCGACCTGTCAACGGCTCCCCCGCGACGCACGCGCTCGCATGGTTCATCACGGACGATGACCGCGCGCTCCTCGTCGACGCCGGTTGGGTCGAGGCGGAGGCCTCCCAGAAGCCCTCACTGCCCACCGAGCACCTTGAGCTCACCGTGACGCTGCGGCCCGCGGAGGACGACAACGGGACGCCAGGGACTCGCATCACCCCTGATCAGATGCCGGAGGCTCCCGCCACGGAGGTGCCAGGCTACGGGGTGCTCGCCACGGCATGCCAGGACCCGTGCGGAGCGCTGCCCGGCCTAGCGATCACTCCGCTGCCGGAGCTCAGCCTTGGCCCCCACCTCGCGTATACCGTGCAGTGGTACATGCTCGCGGTGGCGGCGCCCATCGTCGCGGTGCTGTGGATTCGAAGAGAACTGCTGGGAGAACAGGCGACGCCGGCGGTCACCAAGCCCAAGCGTCGGGCAGGCCTCAGTGACGAGGACATCGAGGACGCTCTCTAG
- a CDS encoding ATP-binding cassette domain-containing protein encodes MISAKDVELRIGARVLLSPASFQVAAGDRIGLVGRNGAGKTTLTKVLAGEAQPTSGHIARKGTIGYLPQDPRTGDLEQLAMERILEVRDLATVAAKMRQAEHDMASEDEAVRDKAMERYPRLEERFRAAGGYAAEADASRIAANLGLDDRVLHQPIGTLSGGQRRRVELARILFSDAQTLLLDEPTNHLDADSIVWLRQFLSAYSGGLIVISHDVDLVRTVVNKVFHLDANRGEIDQYAMGWDLYLKQREADERRRRRERDNAEKKAAALNAQAEKMRAKATKAVAAQNMMKRAEKMLAGVEQERVKDKVAHLRFPTPASCGKTPLRASELSKSYGSLEVFTDVDLAIDRGSRVVVLGLNGAGKTTLLRLLGGVEDPDTGEVEPGHGLKLGYYAQEHDTLDLDATVLENLRHAAPDLDDTAVRSVLGSFLFAGDDAYKPARVLSGGEKTRLALATLVVSQANVLLLDEPTNNLDPASREEILRALRTYEGAVVLVTHDEGAVEALEPERVLLLPDAVEDLWNPSYLDLVTLA; translated from the coding sequence GTGATCTCGGCGAAGGACGTTGAGTTGCGCATCGGGGCGCGAGTGCTGCTGAGCCCGGCGAGCTTCCAGGTTGCGGCAGGGGACAGGATCGGCCTGGTGGGCCGCAATGGCGCGGGGAAGACCACTCTGACCAAGGTGCTGGCGGGCGAAGCCCAGCCCACATCGGGCCACATCGCCCGCAAAGGTACTATCGGCTACCTGCCACAGGACCCGCGGACCGGTGACCTGGAGCAGCTCGCCATGGAGCGCATCCTCGAGGTCAGGGATCTCGCGACGGTCGCGGCGAAGATGCGCCAGGCAGAGCACGACATGGCGAGCGAGGACGAGGCGGTCAGGGACAAGGCCATGGAGCGCTACCCGCGGCTCGAGGAGCGCTTCCGTGCGGCAGGGGGCTACGCCGCGGAGGCGGATGCGTCCCGCATCGCCGCGAACCTCGGGCTTGATGACCGCGTGCTGCACCAGCCCATCGGAACCCTCTCAGGCGGCCAGCGACGGCGCGTGGAACTGGCGCGCATCCTCTTCAGCGACGCTCAGACGCTACTCCTCGACGAGCCGACCAACCACCTCGACGCCGACTCGATCGTGTGGCTGCGCCAGTTCCTCAGTGCCTACTCGGGCGGCCTCATCGTGATCTCCCACGACGTCGACCTGGTGCGCACGGTTGTCAATAAGGTCTTCCATCTGGACGCCAACAGGGGGGAGATCGACCAGTACGCGATGGGTTGGGATCTGTACCTCAAGCAGCGCGAGGCGGATGAGCGCAGGCGCCGCCGCGAACGTGACAACGCGGAGAAGAAGGCCGCGGCGCTCAATGCGCAGGCCGAGAAGATGCGCGCCAAGGCGACCAAGGCGGTAGCCGCCCAGAACATGATGAAGCGCGCGGAGAAGATGCTTGCGGGCGTGGAGCAGGAGCGCGTGAAGGACAAGGTGGCGCACTTGCGCTTCCCAACCCCAGCGTCGTGCGGCAAGACGCCGCTGCGGGCGAGCGAGCTGTCAAAGTCCTATGGGTCGCTTGAGGTGTTCACCGACGTGGACCTCGCGATCGATCGTGGCTCCCGCGTTGTGGTCCTTGGCCTCAACGGCGCGGGCAAGACGACCCTCCTGAGGCTTCTCGGCGGCGTTGAGGACCCTGACACGGGAGAGGTCGAGCCCGGTCACGGACTCAAGCTTGGCTACTACGCGCAGGAGCACGACACGCTGGACCTCGACGCCACGGTGCTCGAGAACCTCCGCCACGCGGCGCCCGATCTCGACGACACGGCCGTGCGCTCGGTGCTCGGCTCGTTCCTGTTCGCGGGGGATGACGCGTACAAGCCGGCGCGAGTGCTCTCCGGTGGGGAGAAGACTCGGCTGGCCCTCGCCACGCTCGTTGTCAGCCAGGCGAACGTCCTGCTGCTCGACGAGCCTACGAACAACCTCGACCCCGCCTCGCGAGAGGAGATCCTGCGGGCGCTGCGCACCTATGAGGGCGCGGTGGTGCTGGTGACCCACGACGAGGGTGCCGTCGAGGCCCTGGAGCCGGAGCGCGTGCTGCTGCTGCCCGACGCTGTTGAGGACCTGTGGAACCCGTCCTACCTTGATCTGGTGACGCTCGCCTAG
- a CDS encoding biotin transporter BioY, producing the protein MSLRRHLTGQNIALVTVFAGFIAASTLWGGVEFAAGVPFTLQTFAVLLAGAVLGPWRGATAVLIYLILGTAGLPIFAGHTTGAIAWPSATAGFLIGFLPAAFVTGWIVRGLRRRALLTFTGAFGAAVIGGLVVLYPIGWGYVAWKAGLDFTATVVAAAPFAVFDLIKCVFVALVATAVHRAYPWILPAKPKATSDAVAAQASGVAEGGITGEAEEALATA; encoded by the coding sequence GTGAGCCTGCGCCGTCATCTGACCGGTCAGAACATCGCCCTTGTCACCGTCTTCGCGGGGTTCATCGCCGCGTCCACTCTGTGGGGCGGGGTCGAGTTCGCCGCCGGCGTGCCCTTCACCCTGCAGACCTTCGCCGTCCTTCTCGCCGGCGCGGTGCTCGGGCCGTGGCGCGGGGCCACTGCAGTGCTCATTTACCTCATCCTCGGCACCGCGGGCCTCCCGATCTTCGCCGGGCACACGACCGGCGCGATCGCATGGCCGAGCGCCACCGCCGGCTTCCTCATCGGCTTCCTCCCTGCGGCGTTCGTGACCGGCTGGATCGTGCGCGGCCTGCGCCGCCGTGCGCTCCTGACGTTCACCGGCGCGTTCGGCGCCGCCGTCATCGGCGGACTCGTGGTGCTGTACCCGATCGGCTGGGGCTACGTCGCGTGGAAGGCCGGACTGGACTTCACCGCGACCGTCGTGGCCGCCGCCCCCTTCGCCGTATTCGACCTCATCAAGTGCGTGTTCGTGGCGCTGGTAGCGACCGCCGTGCACCGCGCCTACCCGTGGATCTTGCCTGCCAAGCCAAAGGCGACGTCCGACGCTGTGGCTGCCCAAGCGTCGGGCGTCGCCGAAGGCGGTATTACGGGCGAGGCAGAAGAGGCCCTCGCTACCGCCTAA
- a CDS encoding energy-coupling factor ABC transporter ATP-binding protein, translating into MIEFKDAAVTAPDSGVPILDPTTLTLTEDRISIIGANGSGKSTLARLINGLVIPVSGTVTVDGLDTVKHGAKVRRKVGYLFTDPTSQLIMPTAIEDVTLSLRRIIDDRKERNLAALAALEEIGLGDKADVSVNALSGGQRQLLALAGVLAVTPSIIVADEPTTLLDLRWRAHVGALLRALPVQLIEVTHDLDSASRADRTLLVDRGAVVFDGDPREAIALYRDLMFGRVKDTQE; encoded by the coding sequence ATGATCGAGTTCAAGGACGCGGCTGTTACCGCGCCCGATTCGGGCGTTCCGATCCTCGATCCGACAACCCTCACCCTCACCGAGGACCGGATCAGCATCATCGGGGCCAACGGCTCAGGCAAGTCGACCCTCGCGCGGCTCATCAACGGACTGGTGATCCCCGTCAGCGGCACGGTCACCGTGGATGGGCTCGACACCGTCAAGCACGGTGCGAAGGTTCGCCGCAAGGTGGGCTACCTCTTCACCGACCCCACCTCGCAGCTCATCATGCCTACGGCGATCGAGGACGTGACCCTGTCGCTGCGGCGCATCATCGATGACCGCAAGGAGCGCAATCTCGCGGCGCTGGCCGCGCTCGAGGAGATCGGGCTCGGCGACAAGGCCGACGTCTCCGTCAACGCGCTCAGCGGCGGCCAGCGGCAGCTGCTGGCGCTCGCCGGCGTGCTCGCGGTGACGCCCTCGATCATCGTCGCGGACGAGCCGACGACGCTGCTTGACCTGCGGTGGCGCGCACACGTCGGCGCGCTGCTCCGCGCCCTTCCCGTCCAGCTCATCGAGGTCACCCACGATCTCGACAGCGCTTCGCGCGCCGACCGCACCCTGCTCGTCGACCGCGGCGCCGTCGTCTTCGATGGGGATCCGCGCGAGGCGATCGCGCTGTATCGCGACCTGATGTTCGGCCGCGTCAAGGACACGCAGGAATGA
- a CDS encoding energy-coupling factor transporter transmembrane protein EcfT, which produces MISLLGIYRPRHTPLHRASVGFKLVLLLAATICVIVVDDPVTACGIAAACLLLLLSTAPPPKPTLRGLLLIAIMAGITVIFQVWRGEYAKAVDTAADIVAISALALAITCSTPMEEVLDAISTLARPIRRILPPETLGLMFAMTLRAIPEAARLLVEARTAARARGLDRSPRAILIPAATRSVGFALQLGQALHARGIAEEAPPDRKRKPSPAAEPKHEPGTSRRARRRDTLNP; this is translated from the coding sequence ATGATCTCGCTGCTCGGCATCTACCGGCCGCGACACACCCCGCTGCACCGGGCGTCGGTGGGGTTCAAGCTGGTGCTGCTGCTCGCGGCGACCATCTGCGTGATCGTGGTGGACGACCCGGTGACGGCGTGCGGAATCGCGGCCGCGTGTCTGCTGCTACTTCTCAGCACCGCTCCGCCGCCAAAGCCGACGCTGCGAGGGCTCCTGCTCATTGCGATCATGGCGGGCATCACCGTGATCTTCCAGGTGTGGCGCGGCGAGTACGCGAAGGCGGTCGATACGGCCGCGGACATCGTGGCGATCTCCGCCCTCGCGCTCGCCATCACGTGCTCCACGCCCATGGAGGAGGTCCTTGACGCGATCTCCACGCTCGCACGCCCCATCCGGCGCATCCTGCCCCCAGAGACGCTCGGGCTGATGTTCGCGATGACCCTCCGCGCGATTCCCGAGGCTGCCCGCCTGCTCGTGGAGGCGCGCACTGCTGCTCGCGCCCGCGGACTCGATCGCAGCCCCCGGGCCATCCTCATTCCCGCGGCCACGCGGTCCGTCGGATTCGCCCTGCAGTTGGGTCAGGCGCTGCACGCGCGTGGAATCGCAGAGGAGGCACCACCGGATCGCAAGCGGAAGCCCTCGCCTGCCGCGGAGCCAAAGCATGAACCCGGCACGAGCCGCCGCGCGCGGCGCAGGGATACTCTGAACCCGTGA
- a CDS encoding neutral zinc metallopeptidase — MATPRGALNGLTNDTQDQTTDGDYAAACDTGAEANASADCRVAGTITSLDDYWSDAMPALGRNLDLPGIVVFDASTSSACGTASSATGPFYCPTDQTIYLDTAFFSELENTYGASGGPLAQMYVVAHEYGHHIQNELGVFNVADTSQTGEDSDSVKVELMADCLAGVWAGHAATTQGANGVTLIQPLTEQDVNDALSAAAAVGDDRIQQQATGHVNESAFTHGSAAERVNAFKTGYTKGTATACDTFGVIGR; from the coding sequence GTGGCGACGCCACGAGGCGCGCTCAACGGGCTCACCAACGACACCCAGGATCAGACCACTGACGGCGACTACGCCGCGGCGTGCGACACCGGCGCTGAGGCGAACGCGTCTGCGGACTGCCGCGTCGCGGGCACGATCACCTCGCTAGACGACTACTGGTCCGACGCGATGCCCGCGCTGGGGCGCAATCTCGATCTGCCGGGAATCGTCGTCTTCGATGCGTCCACCTCGTCTGCGTGCGGCACCGCATCTTCGGCAACAGGGCCCTTCTACTGCCCGACCGACCAGACGATCTACCTCGACACCGCGTTCTTCAGCGAACTCGAGAACACCTATGGGGCGAGCGGCGGCCCGCTCGCCCAGATGTACGTCGTTGCGCACGAGTACGGGCACCACATCCAGAACGAGCTTGGCGTGTTCAACGTCGCTGACACCTCGCAGACCGGTGAGGACTCGGACTCGGTCAAGGTGGAGCTCATGGCCGACTGCCTCGCGGGCGTGTGGGCCGGCCACGCGGCCACCACCCAAGGCGCCAACGGGGTCACGCTCATTCAGCCGCTGACCGAGCAGGACGTGAATGACGCGCTGTCCGCGGCGGCTGCCGTTGGGGACGACCGCATCCAGCAGCAGGCAACGGGGCACGTCAACGAGTCCGCGTTCACCCACGGCTCCGCAGCGGAGCGGGTCAACGCGTTCAAGACGGGCTACACCAAGGGCACCGCGACGGCCTGCGACACCTTCGGAGTAATCGGCCGCTGA
- a CDS encoding arsenate reductase ArsC, which yields MARPSVLFVCVHNAGRSQMAAGFLRSLAGDRIDVLSAGSSPGDAINPVAVAAMAEVGIDISAGTPRRLDLADVQVADVVITMGCGDACPYVPGKRYEDWVLDDPAGLSLDAVRPIRDEIEARVRDLVASLGV from the coding sequence ATGGCCCGACCGTCAGTGCTGTTCGTCTGTGTTCATAACGCGGGACGGTCGCAGATGGCCGCTGGCTTCCTGCGCTCGCTCGCGGGCGACCGGATCGATGTTCTCTCGGCGGGCTCTTCCCCGGGCGATGCCATCAACCCGGTAGCGGTGGCTGCGATGGCGGAAGTGGGGATCGACATCTCGGCCGGGACCCCTCGCCGCCTCGACCTTGCAGACGTGCAGGTGGCGGATGTCGTGATCACCATGGGCTGCGGCGATGCGTGCCCGTACGTTCCGGGCAAGCGCTACGAGGACTGGGTGCTCGACGACCCCGCCGGGCTGTCCTTGGACGCCGTGCGTCCCATCCGCGATGAGATCGAGGCGCGAGTCCGCGACCTCGTCGCCTCCCTAGGCGTGTGA
- a CDS encoding DUF1697 domain-containing protein → MPVATHVALIRGINVGGNNIVPMAALRSALDAAGFEGVRTYIQSGNVLLAAPGRDEMSVAAAVEGVLESEFGVATVVVAVSSETLRLAVSDAPAGFGTEPDKYHYDVAFLHPRTSTADALAAFGIREGVDTAWEGKGAVYFRRLSAQRTRSKMSSVVGTVPYRHMTIRNWRTTTRLVAMLDED, encoded by the coding sequence GTGCCCGTCGCCACGCACGTCGCGCTGATCCGCGGCATCAACGTTGGCGGCAACAACATCGTGCCCATGGCGGCATTGCGCAGCGCCCTTGACGCCGCCGGTTTCGAGGGCGTTCGCACGTACATCCAGTCTGGGAATGTGCTGCTCGCGGCTCCCGGGCGAGACGAGATGAGCGTCGCGGCCGCCGTCGAGGGTGTGCTCGAGAGCGAGTTTGGCGTCGCCACCGTGGTCGTGGCCGTCTCCTCGGAGACGTTGCGGCTCGCGGTGTCCGACGCTCCGGCTGGCTTCGGCACAGAGCCTGACAAGTATCACTACGACGTTGCGTTCCTCCACCCGCGGACGTCGACGGCGGACGCCCTGGCCGCCTTCGGCATCCGGGAGGGCGTGGACACCGCGTGGGAGGGCAAGGGCGCGGTGTACTTCCGCAGGCTCAGCGCGCAGCGCACGCGGTCCAAGATGAGTTCGGTGGTCGGCACCGTGCCCTATCGCCACATGACCATTCGCAACTGGCGCACCACGACGCGGCTCGTCGCGATGCTTGACGAGGACTAG
- a CDS encoding metal-sulfur cluster assembly factor, giving the protein MTDTATTPSNAADVEEALRDVIDPELGINVVDLGLVYGIQLDANRHAVIDMTLTSAACPLTDVIEDQASAALSGLVDGFRINWVWMPPWGPDKITDDGREQLRALGFNV; this is encoded by the coding sequence ATGACTGACACTGCTACAACGCCGTCCAATGCCGCGGACGTCGAGGAGGCCCTCCGCGACGTCATCGACCCCGAGCTCGGGATCAATGTCGTTGACCTCGGCCTCGTCTACGGCATCCAGCTCGACGCGAACCGCCACGCGGTGATCGACATGACGCTCACGTCGGCCGCGTGCCCGCTCACGGATGTGATCGAGGATCAGGCGTCCGCGGCCCTCTCGGGTCTCGTTGATGGCTTCCGCATCAACTGGGTGTGGATGCCGCCGTGGGGTCCCGACAAGATCACCGACGACGGTCGGGAGCAGCTCCGCGCGCTCGGCTTCAACGTCTAG